Within Massilia litorea, the genomic segment TCCGCGCCAGCCAGCGCGACAAACACCAGAAGCTGCTGAAGGAGCTGGCCGGCTCGGTGCCGGCCATGCCCGGCATCGACAACCGCCTGTTCGAGCGCTTCTGGAATTACAAGACCCCGCTGCAACTGCCGCCGAGCGCCGCCCACGACACGGTCGGTGCCGTCGTGCGCGGGCCGGATGGCCATTTCGCCGTGGCCGGTTCGACCGGCGGCTCGGCCCCTTCCCTGCTGGGACGGGTCGGCGATACCGCCATCATGGGCAGCGGCTTCTATGCCGGGCCGCTGGGCGCGATCGCCGCCACCGGCGTCGGCGAGCACATCGTGCGCCACATGCTGGCGCGCACCGTCTACGGCTATCTCGAACAGGGCATGCCGCTGCAGCTGGCCCTCCAGCGCGGCATCGACCTGATCGACAGGGACGTCGACACGGGCCTGATCGGCGTCACCAGAACGCAAGCTGCCTCCTGCAGCAACACGCATATGCCAATTGGGAAGATCGAACAGCAATGAAAACCGAACCACACCACACCGCATCGCACGGCCACCTCGTCATCATCGGCGGCCACGA encodes:
- a CDS encoding isoaspartyl peptidase/L-asparaginase, giving the protein MGNKEQGFAIVVHGGAGEPLEFADGCERAARQARSKLLETGDALDAAIAAVLVLEEDERFNAGTGSVLCLDGATIEMDASIMDTRGRLAAVAGVRDVRNPVLLARAVADTPHVFLAGEGADRLARALGLERAQPIRASQRDKHQKLLKELAGSVPAMPGIDNRLFERFWNYKTPLQLPPSAAHDTVGAVVRGPDGHFAVAGSTGGSAPSLLGRVGDTAIMGSGFYAGPLGAIAATGVGEHIVRHMLARTVYGYLEQGMPLQLALQRGIDLIDRDVDTGLIGVTRTQAASCSNTHMPIGKIEQQ